In Pangasianodon hypophthalmus isolate fPanHyp1 chromosome 29, fPanHyp1.pri, whole genome shotgun sequence, one genomic interval encodes:
- the si:ch211-81a5.8 gene encoding uncharacterized protein si:ch211-81a5.8, with protein sequence MDAIVRKSLASCVSGVKDGDGKKGKAVRRKSAPCCYSHIAYDSSWIRAYQAELHRERKLRQGILAQKKAERTVLKAHYRNPHHYTKTPQDRKHLKTKASTKKDDSLFGAFQGLSLNMDSVRSFKPTAPSAEQCKVM encoded by the exons ATGGATGCCATAGTGAGGAAATCCCTGGCCAGCTGTGTATCAGGGGTGAAGGATGGAGATGGTAAGAAAGGGAAGGCTGTTAGGAGGAAAAGTGCACCCTGCTGTTACTCCCACATCGCTTACGACTCGTCCTGGATTCGAGCCTACCAAGCAGAGCTACACAGAGAAAG GAAACTGAGACAAGGCATATTAGCTCAGAAGAAGGCAGAGAGAACAGTTTTGAAGGCCCACTACAGGaacccacaccattacacaaaG ACACCCCAGGACAGGAAGCACTTAAAAACCAAAGCCTCTACAAAAAAAGATGACTCACTCTTTGGTGCCTTCCAGGGACTAAGTCTCAATATGGACAGCGTTCGGTCTTTTAAACCTACAGCACCAAGTGCAGAGCAGTGTAAAGTCATGTGA
- the clk2a gene encoding dual specificity protein kinase CLK2 isoform X3 yields MECIDHRRGGAHVALKIIKNVEKYKEAARLEINVLERINERDPENKNLCVRMFDWFDYHGHMCLSFELLALSTFDFLKENNYLPYSISQVRHMAYQLCLAVKFLHDNKLTHTDLKPENILFVNSDFTITYNVEKKRDERTVKSTAVRVVDFGSATFDHEHHSTIVSTRHYRAPEVILELGWSQPCDVWSIGCILFEYYLGFTLFQTHDNREHLAMMERILGPVPSRMIRKTRKQKYFYHGRLDWDENSSAGRYVRENCKPLRRYILSEAEEHHQLFDLIEVMLEYEPPKRITLAAALRHQFFQSPITASEQTSGKPWEANRDISR; encoded by the exons ATGGAATGCATTGACCATCGCAG aGGTGGAGCCCATGTGGCTctgaaaatcattaaaaacgTTGAGAAGTACAAGGAGGCTGCGCGACTGGAGATCAATGTACTGGAAAGGATCAATGAGCGAGACCCTGAAAACAAAAA TCTGTGTGTACGGATGTTCGACTGGTTTGACTATCATGGCCACATGTGTCTCAGCTTTGAGCTGTTAGCACTCAGCACGTTTGACTTCCTGAAGGAGAACAACTACCTGCCCTATTCCATCAGCCAGGTCCGACACATGGCCTACCAGCTCTGCCTAGCTGTCAAGT TTCTGCATGACAACAAGCTGACCCACACAGATTTAAAACCAGAGAATATTCTCTTTGTTAACTCGGACTTCACCATAACATACAACGTAGAGAAG AAGAGAGACGAGCGTACGGTGAAGAGCACTGCAGTGAGGGTAGTCGATTTCGGCAGTGCTACGTTTGACCACGAACACCACAGTACAATCGTCTCCACCAGGCACTACCGCGCACCGGAGGTTATTCTCG AACTGGGTTGGAGCCAGCCTTGTGATGTGTGGAGTATCGGCTGCATCCTCTTCGAGTATTACCTTGGCTTTACGCTTTTTCAG ACTCATGATAACAGGGAGCACTTAGCCATGATGGAGAGAATATTGGGTCCCGTCCCTTCCAGGATGATCCGCAAAACGAG AAAGCAGAAGTACTTTTACCATGGACGGCTCGACTGGGATGAAAACTCCTCAGCAGGAAGATATGTTCGAGAGAACTGCAAGCCCTTGCGA CGGTACATCCTGTCTGAGGCAGAGGAGCATCACCAGCTGTTTGACCTGATTGAGGTGATGCTGGAGTACGAGCCGCCAAAGCGCATCACTCTGGCCGCAGCGCTCAGGCACCAGTTCTTCCAGAGTCCCATCACTGCTAGCGAGCAGACATCAGGAAAGCCCTGGGAGGCTAATCGTGACATTAGCCGGTGA
- the clk2a gene encoding dual specificity protein kinase CLK2 isoform X1 encodes MPHSRRYASSERASRSSYQDRYRERDRERGRKPRHRRSRSFSSSSERERRGRGHRQEGTYARSRSYDNRSVDRRPYDRRYGEGYRRQEHERDRDRERERLSPDGYHSRDPSTSYDYRRAHQRHKGSRRKHKRRRRRTRSYSPSSSQRSASGTRPLCVRDDEEGHLICRSGDVLQERYEIVSTLGEGTFGRVMECIDHRRGGAHVALKIIKNVEKYKEAARLEINVLERINERDPENKNLCVRMFDWFDYHGHMCLSFELLALSTFDFLKENNYLPYSISQVRHMAYQLCLAVKFLHDNKLTHTDLKPENILFVNSDFTITYNVEKKRDERTVKSTAVRVVDFGSATFDHEHHSTIVSTRHYRAPEVILELGWSQPCDVWSIGCILFEYYLGFTLFQTHDNREHLAMMERILGPVPSRMIRKTRKQKYFYHGRLDWDENSSAGRYVRENCKPLRRYILSEAEEHHQLFDLIEVMLEYEPPKRITLAAALRHQFFQSPITASEQTSGKPWEANRDISR; translated from the exons atgcCCCATTCCAGGCGGTATGCATCGTCGGAGCGGGCCAGCCGCAGCAGCTATCAGGACCGCTATCGCGAGCGTGACCGGGAGCGAGGGAGAAAGCCCCGACACCGGCGCTCGCGATCCTTCTCCTCAAGCAGCGAGCGAGAACGGAGGGGACGAGGACACAGGCAGGAGGGAACCTACGCACGCTCCAGgag CTACGACAACCGCTCAGTAGACAGGAGGCCTTACGACAGGCGCTACGGTGAAGGCTACCGGCGGCAGGAGCACGAACGAGACCGCGATCGTGAACGTGAGCGACTGTCACCGGACGGCTACCACTCGCGCGACCCTTCCACCAGTTATGACTACCGCCGCGCGCACCAACGCCACAAAGGCAGCAGGCGTAAGCACAAACGAAGGCGGCGTAGAACCAGGTCCTATAGCCCATCCTCCTCG CAGCGGAGTGCCAGCGGGACGCGGCCGCTATGTGTGAGGGACGACGAGGAGGGTCACCTGATCTGTCGGAGTGGCGACGTCCTGCAAGAGAGAT ATGAAATTGTCAGCACTTTGGGGGAGGGCACGTTTGGAAGGGTGATGGAATGCATTGACCATCGCAG aGGTGGAGCCCATGTGGCTctgaaaatcattaaaaacgTTGAGAAGTACAAGGAGGCTGCGCGACTGGAGATCAATGTACTGGAAAGGATCAATGAGCGAGACCCTGAAAACAAAAA TCTGTGTGTACGGATGTTCGACTGGTTTGACTATCATGGCCACATGTGTCTCAGCTTTGAGCTGTTAGCACTCAGCACGTTTGACTTCCTGAAGGAGAACAACTACCTGCCCTATTCCATCAGCCAGGTCCGACACATGGCCTACCAGCTCTGCCTAGCTGTCAAGT TTCTGCATGACAACAAGCTGACCCACACAGATTTAAAACCAGAGAATATTCTCTTTGTTAACTCGGACTTCACCATAACATACAACGTAGAGAAG AAGAGAGACGAGCGTACGGTGAAGAGCACTGCAGTGAGGGTAGTCGATTTCGGCAGTGCTACGTTTGACCACGAACACCACAGTACAATCGTCTCCACCAGGCACTACCGCGCACCGGAGGTTATTCTCG AACTGGGTTGGAGCCAGCCTTGTGATGTGTGGAGTATCGGCTGCATCCTCTTCGAGTATTACCTTGGCTTTACGCTTTTTCAG ACTCATGATAACAGGGAGCACTTAGCCATGATGGAGAGAATATTGGGTCCCGTCCCTTCCAGGATGATCCGCAAAACGAG AAAGCAGAAGTACTTTTACCATGGACGGCTCGACTGGGATGAAAACTCCTCAGCAGGAAGATATGTTCGAGAGAACTGCAAGCCCTTGCGA CGGTACATCCTGTCTGAGGCAGAGGAGCATCACCAGCTGTTTGACCTGATTGAGGTGATGCTGGAGTACGAGCCGCCAAAGCGCATCACTCTGGCCGCAGCGCTCAGGCACCAGTTCTTCCAGAGTCCCATCACTGCTAGCGAGCAGACATCAGGAAAGCCCTGGGAGGCTAATCGTGACATTAGCCGGTGA
- the clk2a gene encoding dual specificity protein kinase CLK2 isoform X2 translates to MPHSRRYASSERASRSSYQDRYRERDRERGRKPRHRRSRSFSSSSERERRGRGHRQEGTYARSRSYDNRSVDRRPYDRRYGEGYRRQEHERDRDRERERLSPDGYHSRDPSTSYDYRRAHQRHKGSRRKHKRRRRRTRSYSPSSSRSASGTRPLCVRDDEEGHLICRSGDVLQERYEIVSTLGEGTFGRVMECIDHRRGGAHVALKIIKNVEKYKEAARLEINVLERINERDPENKNLCVRMFDWFDYHGHMCLSFELLALSTFDFLKENNYLPYSISQVRHMAYQLCLAVKFLHDNKLTHTDLKPENILFVNSDFTITYNVEKKRDERTVKSTAVRVVDFGSATFDHEHHSTIVSTRHYRAPEVILELGWSQPCDVWSIGCILFEYYLGFTLFQTHDNREHLAMMERILGPVPSRMIRKTRKQKYFYHGRLDWDENSSAGRYVRENCKPLRRYILSEAEEHHQLFDLIEVMLEYEPPKRITLAAALRHQFFQSPITASEQTSGKPWEANRDISR, encoded by the exons atgcCCCATTCCAGGCGGTATGCATCGTCGGAGCGGGCCAGCCGCAGCAGCTATCAGGACCGCTATCGCGAGCGTGACCGGGAGCGAGGGAGAAAGCCCCGACACCGGCGCTCGCGATCCTTCTCCTCAAGCAGCGAGCGAGAACGGAGGGGACGAGGACACAGGCAGGAGGGAACCTACGCACGCTCCAGgag CTACGACAACCGCTCAGTAGACAGGAGGCCTTACGACAGGCGCTACGGTGAAGGCTACCGGCGGCAGGAGCACGAACGAGACCGCGATCGTGAACGTGAGCGACTGTCACCGGACGGCTACCACTCGCGCGACCCTTCCACCAGTTATGACTACCGCCGCGCGCACCAACGCCACAAAGGCAGCAGGCGTAAGCACAAACGAAGGCGGCGTAGAACCAGGTCCTATAGCCCATCCTCCTCG CGGAGTGCCAGCGGGACGCGGCCGCTATGTGTGAGGGACGACGAGGAGGGTCACCTGATCTGTCGGAGTGGCGACGTCCTGCAAGAGAGAT ATGAAATTGTCAGCACTTTGGGGGAGGGCACGTTTGGAAGGGTGATGGAATGCATTGACCATCGCAG aGGTGGAGCCCATGTGGCTctgaaaatcattaaaaacgTTGAGAAGTACAAGGAGGCTGCGCGACTGGAGATCAATGTACTGGAAAGGATCAATGAGCGAGACCCTGAAAACAAAAA TCTGTGTGTACGGATGTTCGACTGGTTTGACTATCATGGCCACATGTGTCTCAGCTTTGAGCTGTTAGCACTCAGCACGTTTGACTTCCTGAAGGAGAACAACTACCTGCCCTATTCCATCAGCCAGGTCCGACACATGGCCTACCAGCTCTGCCTAGCTGTCAAGT TTCTGCATGACAACAAGCTGACCCACACAGATTTAAAACCAGAGAATATTCTCTTTGTTAACTCGGACTTCACCATAACATACAACGTAGAGAAG AAGAGAGACGAGCGTACGGTGAAGAGCACTGCAGTGAGGGTAGTCGATTTCGGCAGTGCTACGTTTGACCACGAACACCACAGTACAATCGTCTCCACCAGGCACTACCGCGCACCGGAGGTTATTCTCG AACTGGGTTGGAGCCAGCCTTGTGATGTGTGGAGTATCGGCTGCATCCTCTTCGAGTATTACCTTGGCTTTACGCTTTTTCAG ACTCATGATAACAGGGAGCACTTAGCCATGATGGAGAGAATATTGGGTCCCGTCCCTTCCAGGATGATCCGCAAAACGAG AAAGCAGAAGTACTTTTACCATGGACGGCTCGACTGGGATGAAAACTCCTCAGCAGGAAGATATGTTCGAGAGAACTGCAAGCCCTTGCGA CGGTACATCCTGTCTGAGGCAGAGGAGCATCACCAGCTGTTTGACCTGATTGAGGTGATGCTGGAGTACGAGCCGCCAAAGCGCATCACTCTGGCCGCAGCGCTCAGGCACCAGTTCTTCCAGAGTCCCATCACTGCTAGCGAGCAGACATCAGGAAAGCCCTGGGAGGCTAATCGTGACATTAGCCGGTGA